From the genome of Danio aesculapii chromosome 16, fDanAes4.1, whole genome shotgun sequence, one region includes:
- the inpp5b gene encoding type II inositol 1,4,5-trisphosphate 5-phosphatase produces MDQSVAIQETLAEGESCSIAVECVSLLNDVRDSKLIGLVRQDKEHALFIYSHRRMAITADDVTLEQIIPISYDFSVVEVSSPDELAVVGADTRVRVTFLEEELELKLPFGSHTRLFLSEVNRAWSDVCQQYPKEEPKFDWLTKYRKVSKGARSLRKSIGAATVKMSQMKKSERAHAANSSGLKKEDESARGDALQSQEKVKGEVKDDLIRNSQPVLSNKAQMLGMPQFGLRDNLIKCELLKNEDAYTYIENYSFFLGTYNVNGQYPKESLSPWLASTTSPPDFYLIGFQELDLSKEAFLFNDTPKEPEWMLAVYKGLHPDAKYALVKLVRLVGIMLLFYVKAEHAPYISEVEAETVGTGVMGRMGNKGAVSIRFQFHNSDICVVNSHLAAHTEEFERRNQDFKDICRRIQFRQEDPTLPPLTILKHNVVLWLGDLNYRISDLEVDHVKDLIAKKDFETLHNYDQLKRQMDEEVVFVGFTEGEIDFQPTYKYDTGSDQWDTSEKCRVPAWCDRILWRGKSIKQLHYQSHMTLKTSDHKPVSSLLDIGIKVVNEESYKRTFEEIVRHIDRLENDCIPSVSLSEREFHFQDVKFMQHQARTVTVHNDGQVPCQFEFIQKLDEPAYCKPWLTAHPAKGFLAQGASVDIDLEVFVNRHTAPELNAGLQQLEDILVLHLERGKDYFISITGSYLPSCFGSSLSALCLLREPIQDMPLESIRKLSVKSNSPVIDSTDKPQEIPKEIWMMVDHLFRYAKKQEDLFQQPGLRSEFEEIRDCLDTGCLDTLPGSNHSVAEALLLFLDALPEPVIPFSFYQQCLDCCSDSIHCRQIISMLPQCHKNVFNYLTAFLQELLRHSAYNRLDVNVVAPIFAGLLLRSPDKQDINEKRKVKEFFQHFLVQTSSDRDIHEKSPE; encoded by the exons GCTGTGGAGTGTGTTTCCCTGCTGAATGACGTGAGGGACAGCAAGTTGATAGGATTGGTGCGGCAGGACAAGGAGCATGC GTTGTTTATATATTCCCATCGAAGGATGGCCATCACTGCCGATGATGTCACGCTGGAGCAAATCATTCCTATTTCTTATGACTTTTCAGTTGTTGAAG TTTCATCTCCAGATGAGCTTGCGGTTGTTG GTGCAGATACTCGAGTGCGGGTAACTTTTctggaggaggagctggagctgaaGTTGCCGTTTGGTTCTCACACCCGTCTCTTCCTCAGTGAAGTGAATCGGGCCTGGAGTG ATGTCTGTCAGCAGTATCCAAAAGAAGAACCCAAGTTTGACTGGCTCACCAAGTACCGTAAAGTGTCAAAAGGGGCGAGATCACTGAGAAAGTCAATTGGAGCAGCAACTGTCAAGATGAGTCAGATGAAGAAATCAG AGAGAGCACACGCAGCCAACAGCAGCGGACTGAAGAAAGAGGACGAGAGCGCCAGAGGAGATGCATTGCAAAG TCAGGAGAAGGTGAAGGGTGAGGTGAAAGATGACCTGATCCGAAACTCCCAGCCCGTCCTGTCTAATAAAGCGCAGATGCTCGGGATGCCGCAGTTCGGTCTGCGGGATAACCTCATCAAATGTGAGCTCCTGAAAAACGAGGACGCCTACACCTACATCGAGAACTACAG CTTCTTCTTGGGCACCTACAATGTGAATGGCCAGTATCCAAAAGAGAGTCTCAGTCCATGGCTGGCATCTACCACCAGCCCTCCAGACTTCTACCTGATTGG TTTCCAGGAGCTGGATCTTAGCAAGGAGGCGTTTCTCTTCAATGACACTCCTAAGGAACCCGAGTGGATGTTAGCCGTCTACAAGGGTCTCCATCCAGATGCCAAGTACGCTTTA gtgAAGCTGGTGCGGCTGGTGGGAATCATGCTGTTGTTCTACGTGAAGGCCGAACATGCGCCTTACATCTCTGAGGTGGAGGCCGAGACCGTCGGCACAGGCGTCATGGGACGGATG GGTAATAAAGGCGCAGTTTCCATCCGCTTCCAGTTCCACAACTCGGACATCTGTGTGGTGAACTCGCACCTCGCCGCTCATACCGAAGAGTTCGAGCGACGCAATCAAGACTTTAAAGACATCTGTCGCAGGATTCAGTTCAGACAGGAGGATCCCACATTACCACCCCTTACCATCCTCAAACACAA TGTTGTGTTGTGGCTGGGAGATCTGAACTACCGAATCAGTGATCTCGAAGTGGATCATGTGAAGGACTTGATCGCTAAAAAGGATTTTGAGACCCTGCATAATTATGACCAG ctgaaGCGGCAGATGGATGAGGAAGTTGTGTTTGTTGGCTTCACTGAGGGAGAGATTGATTTCCAGCCCACATACAAATACGACACTGGATCAGATCAGTGGGACaccag TGAGAAGTGTCGAGTTCCAGCGTGGTGCGACCGCATCCTGTGGAGGGGGAAGAGCATTAAACAGCTTCATTACCAGAGTCACATGACCCTGAAGACCAGTGACCACAAACCTGTCAGCTCTCTGCTAGATATCGGG ATCAAAGTGGTGAACGAGGAGTCGTACAAGCGCACGTTTGAGGAGATCGTGAGGCACATCGACAGACTGGAGAACGACTGCATCCCTTCAGTGTCTCTGTCTGAGAGAGAG TTCCACTTCCAGGACGTGAAGTTCATGCAGCATCAGGCGAGGACTGTGACGGTCCATAATGACGGACAGGTGCCGTGCCAGTTTGAGTTCATTCAGAAGCTGGACGAGCCTGCGTACTGCAAGCCCTGGTTAACAGCACACCCAGCTAAAGGCTTTCTGGCCCAGG gtgCCAGTGTGGACATCGACCTGGAGGTGTTTGTGAACCGTCACACAGCCCCAGAGCTGAACGCAGGCCTGCAGCAGCTGGAGGACATCCTGGTCCTGCATCTGGAGCGCGGTAAAGATTACTTCATCTCCATCACCGGCTCCTACCTGCCCAGTTGCTTCGGCTCATCCCTCAGTGCTCTGTGTCTGCTGAGAGAGCCCATCCAGGACATGCCTCTGGAGAGCATCCGAAAGCTG AGTGTGAAGTCAAATAGTCCAGTGATTGACTCGACCGATAAACCTCAAGAAATCCCCAAGGAAATCTGGATGATGGTGGACCATCTCTTCCGTTATGCAAAAAAACAG GAAGACCTCTTTCAGCAGCCCGGCCTGCGCAGCGAGTTTGAGGAGATTCGGGATTGTTTGGACACGGGCTGCTTAGATACTCTCC CTGGCAGTAATCACTCAGTGGCTGAAGCTCTGCTGCTGTTCCTTGATGCTCTTCCTGAACCAGTGATTCCCTTCTCCTTCTACCAGCAGTGCTTGGATTGCTGCTCCGATAGCATCCATTGTCGACAG ATCATTTCAATGCTACCTCAGTgccataaaaatgtttttaactatttaacGGCCTTTCTTCAAGAGCTGTTGAGGCACTCCGCTTACAATCGGCTGGACGTCAATGTTGTAG CGCCGATCTTTGCTGGCCTTTTACTGAGGTCTCCTGACAAGCAAGATATCAATGAGAAAAGAAAAGTGAAGGAGTTTTTCCAGCATTTCTTGGTCCAGACCTCCTCTGACAGAGACATTCATGAGAAATCACCTGAATAA